A single region of the Hoeflea prorocentri genome encodes:
- the map gene encoding type I methionyl aminopeptidase produces the protein MVKSPDELALMRISGRMLASVFEMLDRQELVGMSTMQVNDLVENFITVDLAARPASKGQYGFRYVLNCSINHVVCHGVPDRDEIISDGDIVNLDITLEKNGFIADSSKTYVIGNAPPAARRLVRIARAAMWKGIEQVRPGACLGDIGFAIERHAKRNGCSVVREYCGHGIGRKMHEEPQVLNFGRPGTGLKLREGMVFTIEPMVNQGTRKVSTESDGWMVVTNDGKLSAQFEHTVAVTKHGVEVLTLRQGETPMSDCRA, from the coding sequence ATGGTGAAGTCCCCGGATGAACTGGCGCTCATGCGCATTTCGGGCAGAATGCTGGCGTCGGTCTTTGAGATGCTTGACCGGCAGGAACTGGTGGGCATGTCGACGATGCAGGTCAACGATCTGGTTGAAAATTTCATCACCGTGGATCTTGCTGCCCGTCCGGCGAGCAAAGGGCAATACGGTTTCAGATACGTCCTCAACTGTTCGATCAATCATGTCGTCTGTCACGGCGTGCCCGATCGTGACGAGATCATCAGCGACGGGGATATCGTCAATCTCGACATCACGCTGGAAAAGAACGGCTTCATTGCCGATTCGAGCAAGACATATGTGATTGGCAACGCACCGCCCGCCGCAAGACGGCTGGTGCGTATCGCCCGGGCGGCGATGTGGAAAGGAATAGAACAGGTGCGGCCGGGTGCGTGTCTCGGCGATATCGGCTTCGCGATCGAGCGGCATGCCAAAAGGAATGGATGCTCGGTCGTGCGCGAATACTGCGGACACGGCATCGGCCGCAAGATGCACGAGGAGCCTCAGGTCCTGAATTTCGGGCGGCCGGGAACGGGGCTGAAGCTGCGCGAAGGCATGGTTTTTACCATCGAACCGATGGTCAACCAGGGAACCCGAAAGGTATCGACCGAGAGTGACGGTTGGATGGTCGTTACCAACGACGGCAAACTCTCAGCCCAGTTCGAGCATACGGTCGCTGTGACGAAGCATGGGGTTGAGGTCCTGACGCTGCGCCAGGGTGAAACGCCGATGTCGGATTGCCGCGCCTGA
- a CDS encoding ParD-like family protein, with amino-acid sequence MGIVKIDEDLHEEVRKASTVMCRSINAQAEFWMKIGMLAEANPSASFNDIVRMQLEAAQVRLEDVAVA; translated from the coding sequence TTGGGCATTGTTAAGATCGATGAAGACCTGCACGAGGAAGTCCGCAAGGCCAGTACGGTCATGTGCCGCTCCATCAATGCACAGGCCGAGTTTTGGATGAAGATCGGCATGCTTGCCGAAGCCAACCCGTCCGCGTCCTTTAATGACATCGTGAGGATGCAGTTGGAGGCAGCGCAGGTGCGTCTTGAGGATGTAGCGGTCGCCTGA
- a CDS encoding glycosyltransferase family 4 protein: MKSRSEHRTLVVSHDPAWPPVSGADLRNVQNVQAASEFGPSHLVSLRPHEADGPGSKAFTVASLIRRDDPRRPAVNRPRTRIEPRISAIAIERLLAEVDRFRPDTVILEGIGLQAFIEPLRPHVPQLVLDMHNVESDLALQVGAGALRGVAIRLNSSLLRWHERQAGKKVDRIWTCTAADRDRVLSRFKRPIPLDVVPNAIPRFHEIAASLKDPPADDAPPSILFVGHLGYAPNVQAAVRLARGIFPLIHKAFPRARLHLAGRHPKPLVKALADLPGVHLHANPLTLEKLFAQASITIVPLRAGGGSRIKILEAAAWGIPVVATPLAVEGLELEPGRQVVVGETDKELAQMAIDLLNDKVRLCSQRDEARRAVCDLHGPEAIRRAVGLGLGLV; the protein is encoded by the coding sequence ATGAAATCGCGCAGTGAACACAGAACGCTTGTTGTCAGCCATGATCCGGCCTGGCCGCCGGTATCGGGCGCTGATCTGCGTAACGTTCAAAACGTTCAGGCGGCTTCAGAATTTGGTCCGTCACATCTTGTTTCACTCCGTCCTCATGAAGCGGATGGACCGGGGTCAAAGGCCTTTACGGTCGCGTCTTTGATCCGGCGCGATGATCCGCGCCGCCCCGCGGTCAACCGGCCTCGCACGCGGATCGAGCCGAGAATCTCAGCCATTGCCATTGAACGCCTGCTTGCCGAGGTTGACCGTTTCCGGCCCGATACGGTCATTTTGGAAGGCATCGGGCTCCAGGCCTTCATTGAACCTTTGCGTCCCCATGTTCCTCAACTTGTTCTGGATATGCACAATGTTGAATCGGATCTCGCGCTTCAGGTGGGGGCAGGAGCTCTGCGTGGCGTCGCAATTCGCCTGAATTCAAGCCTGTTGCGTTGGCATGAAAGGCAGGCCGGCAAAAAGGTCGATCGAATATGGACCTGCACGGCGGCGGACCGGGATCGTGTGCTTTCGCGCTTCAAGCGCCCTATCCCGCTTGACGTCGTTCCGAATGCCATCCCGCGGTTCCATGAGATCGCCGCAAGCCTGAAAGATCCGCCCGCCGATGACGCGCCTCCCTCAATTCTCTTTGTCGGTCACCTTGGCTACGCGCCGAATGTACAGGCCGCGGTTCGCCTCGCACGGGGCATTTTCCCTCTGATCCACAAGGCCTTTCCACGGGCGCGCCTGCACCTTGCCGGCCGGCATCCAAAACCGCTCGTCAAAGCGCTGGCCGACCTGCCGGGCGTTCATCTCCATGCAAATCCGCTCACTCTCGAAAAACTCTTTGCCCAGGCGAGCATCACGATCGTCCCGTTGCGTGCCGGCGGCGGCTCCCGCATCAAAATACTCGAGGCCGCGGCCTGGGGCATACCGGTCGTTGCAACACCGCTTGCAGTCGAGGGTCTCGAACTCGAGCCGGGCCGGCAGGTTGTTGTTGGCGAGACGGACAAAGAGCTAGCGCAGATGGCAATCGATCTTCTTAACGATAAAGTCCGGCTTTGCAGTCAACGCGATGAAGCCCGCCGGGCGGTCTGCGATCTTCATGGTCCCGAAGCGATCCGGCGTGCCGTTGGTTTGGGGCTGGGTCTTGTTTAA
- a CDS encoding L,D-transpeptidase: MDYASHPTRRRFLAGSASLGALALAGCTTTTPQEETAKIDPISSSYKLMYGPLPDEKFPIPAVDLSRVPSKFYRRQVDYFGPEPPGTVVVDTSQFYLYLVQENRRATRYGVGLGRAGFEWSGRARIAWKQEWPKWTPPASMIEREPELEQWSAANGGMPPGLNNPLGARALYIFEGNIDTLYRVHGSPEYWTIGKAVSSGCVRMMNQDAIDLYNRVPTRSQILVI; encoded by the coding sequence ATGGACTACGCCTCACACCCAACGCGCAGGCGCTTTCTGGCAGGGTCAGCAAGCCTGGGCGCCCTTGCGCTTGCCGGATGCACGACGACGACACCGCAGGAGGAAACGGCAAAAATCGACCCGATCAGCAGCAGCTACAAGCTGATGTACGGACCGCTTCCGGATGAGAAGTTTCCCATACCGGCTGTTGATCTGAGCCGCGTGCCGTCAAAATTCTATCGGCGCCAGGTCGACTATTTCGGGCCCGAGCCGCCGGGAACCGTCGTCGTCGATACCAGCCAGTTCTACCTCTATCTCGTTCAGGAAAACCGGCGCGCGACGCGTTACGGCGTGGGACTTGGACGCGCCGGCTTCGAATGGTCGGGGCGAGCCCGGATCGCCTGGAAACAGGAATGGCCGAAATGGACACCGCCGGCGTCGATGATCGAGCGCGAGCCGGAACTCGAGCAGTGGAGCGCCGCCAATGGCGGAATGCCCCCCGGCCTCAACAATCCGCTTGGCGCGCGGGCGCTTTACATATTCGAAGGCAATATCGACACGCTCTACCGTGTTCACGGATCGCCCGAATACTGGACAATCGGCAAGGCGGTCTCAAGTGGATGTGTGCGCATGATGAACCAGGACGCCATCGACCTTTACAACAGGGTCCCGACGCGCTCGCAGATTCTGGTGATTTAG
- a CDS encoding aspartyl/asparaginyl beta-hydroxylase domain-containing protein, with protein sequence MSKENIRILRVVVVLAVLFYFLPVVALIFVVCGLIDIGRHRKVTKDIAQLYFTGNGIPTWLLSPVNLFFDLISFRNKYVYKLEDFPPEARQEIESVLKTFDDKRDEIIDGVKARMNGNKRGMLFYKWYDRDTDESVPEFNQPFTYVKTIGLSAFSEKETTSRHFGPLRLTVRVLYNLSAFRSDNVFIEVDGKTHYWHDDPLFIFDDTLEHRSVNNEDRERYCVFVDVLRPSSFTGLQNAIMGLLQAIFVNFNNIFYKNWSMLK encoded by the coding sequence ATGAGTAAGGAAAATATCCGGATTCTGCGCGTTGTCGTGGTCCTGGCCGTTCTGTTTTACTTCCTGCCGGTCGTGGCGCTGATCTTCGTTGTTTGTGGGTTGATCGACATCGGCCGCCACCGCAAGGTAACGAAAGATATCGCGCAACTTTATTTCACGGGAAACGGCATACCGACATGGCTGTTGTCGCCGGTTAATCTGTTTTTCGATCTGATCTCCTTCCGCAACAAATATGTCTACAAGCTGGAGGATTTTCCGCCGGAAGCACGTCAGGAAATAGAGAGCGTTCTGAAGACATTCGATGACAAGCGCGACGAGATCATTGACGGTGTGAAGGCCAGGATGAATGGCAATAAGCGCGGCATGTTGTTCTATAAATGGTATGATCGCGACACGGATGAATCCGTACCGGAATTCAATCAGCCGTTCACCTATGTCAAGACGATCGGTCTTTCAGCCTTCAGCGAGAAGGAAACGACCAGTCGGCATTTCGGTCCGTTACGCCTGACGGTGCGAGTGCTCTACAATCTCTCTGCCTTCAGGAGCGACAACGTCTTTATCGAGGTGGATGGCAAGACACACTATTGGCACGACGATCCGCTGTTCATTTTTGACGACACGCTTGAGCATCGCTCCGTCAACAATGAAGACAGGGAGAGGTACTGCGTTTTTGTCGATGTCCTGCGCCCGTCGAGTTTTACCGGTCTGCAAAACGCCATCATGGGTCTGCTGCAGGCGATATTCGTCAATTTCAACAATATCTTTTACAAAAACTGGTCGATGCTGAAATAG
- the aroA gene encoding 3-phosphoshikimate 1-carboxyvinyltransferase codes for MVHGAVLNPAVARKSENLAGTIRIPGDKSISHRSFMLGGLASGQTRISGLLEGEDVLATGRAMQAMGAHVRKEGDTWIIDGVGNGLLLEPEAPLDFGNAGTGVRLTMGLVGTYGFEATFTGDASLSSRPMGRVLDPLRLMGVQVTAAEGDRLPVTLRGPDIAVPITYRVPMASAQVKSAVLLAGLNTPGTTTVVEPVMTRDHTEKMLTGFGADLSVETDADGVRTIALQGQGKLNGQEIDVPGDPSSTAFPLIAALLVPGSRVTIENVLMNPTRTGLITTLLEMGADIAIENRRLAGGEDVADLVVSASDLRGVTVPPERAPSMIDEYPALAIAAAFAEGETVMEGLEELRVKESDRLSAVAAGLKINGVDCEEGKASLTVRGVPGGKGLGSVSPTVAVETHLDHRIAMSFLIMGLAAERPVRVDDSAIIVTSFPEFMDMMAGLGADISAERKAA; via the coding sequence ATGGTACACGGCGCTGTCCTCAATCCGGCGGTTGCGCGCAAATCCGAAAATCTGGCAGGCACCATCCGCATACCGGGAGACAAGTCCATTTCACACCGCTCCTTCATGCTGGGTGGTCTGGCCAGCGGTCAGACCCGGATCAGCGGCCTGCTCGAAGGCGAGGATGTGCTGGCGACCGGACGGGCCATGCAGGCCATGGGCGCGCATGTGAGGAAAGAGGGTGATACCTGGATCATCGACGGCGTCGGCAACGGCCTTCTTCTGGAGCCGGAGGCGCCTCTCGATTTCGGCAATGCCGGGACGGGCGTGCGTCTGACCATGGGGCTGGTCGGCACCTATGGTTTTGAAGCTACGTTCACCGGCGATGCCTCGCTGTCTTCCCGTCCCATGGGCCGGGTTCTCGATCCGCTGCGGCTGATGGGCGTTCAGGTGACCGCCGCCGAAGGCGACCGGCTGCCGGTGACACTGCGCGGGCCGGATATTGCCGTGCCGATCACCTACCGGGTGCCCATGGCCTCGGCGCAGGTCAAATCGGCGGTGCTCCTGGCTGGTCTCAACACGCCCGGAACGACAACGGTTGTCGAGCCGGTGATGACCCGGGACCATACGGAGAAAATGTTGACCGGTTTCGGCGCGGATCTCAGTGTCGAGACCGATGCCGATGGTGTACGCACAATCGCGCTACAAGGGCAGGGCAAATTGAACGGCCAGGAAATCGACGTGCCGGGCGATCCGTCCTCAACCGCCTTTCCGCTTATCGCCGCGCTTCTTGTGCCGGGCTCCAGGGTGACCATCGAGAACGTCCTGATGAACCCGACCCGCACGGGCCTCATCACGACGCTGCTTGAGATGGGCGCCGATATCGCCATCGAAAACCGCCGTCTTGCAGGCGGCGAGGATGTGGCCGATCTCGTTGTCAGCGCCTCGGACTTGCGTGGCGTGACGGTACCGCCTGAACGGGCGCCGTCGATGATTGACGAATATCCGGCTCTTGCCATCGCCGCAGCCTTTGCAGAGGGCGAGACGGTCATGGAAGGCCTTGAAGAACTGCGCGTCAAGGAATCGGACCGGCTGTCGGCTGTTGCCGCCGGTCTGAAGATCAATGGCGTAGACTGCGAGGAGGGCAAGGCGTCGCTGACGGTGCGAGGCGTGCCGGGTGGAAAGGGACTTGGCTCCGTGTCCCCGACGGTGGCCGTTGAAACCCATCTCGATCATCGCATCGCCATGTCGTTCCTGATCATGGGGCTTGCTGCCGAGCGGCCGGTGCGGGTCGATGACAGCGCCATCATTGTTACAAGCTTCCCGGAATTCATGGACATGATGGCAGGGCTTGGCGCCGATATTTCGGCTGAGCGGAAAGCCGCCTGA
- a CDS encoding pentapeptide repeat-containing protein, translating to MPSARAAVSCSVFAAAVTAFFMAYPTPAAAGCSDSPGKGVNWDDCRKRNLILKGANLEGATLKGTDFTSTDLRDTNLKGADLTKANLLKSHLDNANLVGANLTRALGFRTQFHRTDLSNSDFEKAEMQRADFAGSTLHDVNFSKAELGRSNFDAASLKNVNFDYAILARADFRGADLNSGINFSSAYLFLTRFDGQDLSNASGLTQGQIELACGDAETNLPAGLERPSSWPCDDDAVN from the coding sequence ATGCCTAGTGCCCGTGCCGCCGTCAGTTGTTCAGTTTTTGCCGCAGCCGTTACGGCCTTCTTCATGGCCTATCCGACACCGGCCGCTGCCGGCTGCTCGGATAGTCCGGGAAAAGGCGTGAATTGGGATGATTGCCGAAAGCGCAATCTGATTTTGAAGGGCGCAAATCTTGAAGGCGCCACGCTGAAAGGTACGGATTTCACCTCGACGGACTTGCGCGATACCAACCTGAAGGGCGCCGATCTGACAAAGGCCAACCTGCTCAAGTCACATCTGGACAATGCAAATCTGGTCGGTGCCAATCTCACACGCGCGCTGGGTTTCAGAACCCAGTTCCATAGGACCGACCTCAGCAACTCAGACTTTGAGAAGGCAGAGATGCAGCGTGCCGATTTTGCCGGTTCAACATTACATGATGTCAATTTTTCCAAGGCGGAGCTCGGCCGATCGAACTTCGACGCGGCAAGCCTCAAAAACGTCAATTTCGATTACGCCATCCTTGCGCGTGCGGATTTTCGTGGCGCCGATCTCAACAGCGGGATCAATTTCAGCTCAGCCTACCTCTTCCTCACACGCTTTGATGGCCAGGACCTGAGCAATGCAAGCGGTCTGACACAGGGACAGATCGAGCTTGCCTGCGGCGATGCGGAGACCAATCTGCCGGCCGGACTGGAAAGGCCGTCAAGCTGGCCTTGTGACGACGACGCGGTCAACTAA
- a CDS encoding TIGR02300 family protein: MPKPELGTKRVCPETGRKFYDLNRDPIVSPYTGQSYPLTFFEGGEPEPEAEKPKEEEAVETTETEAEGAEVEIVSLEEADDEASDTGETIPDIDGDDDDDDVDIGDDNDDTFLETDDDEDDDVTGIINVADDDEET; encoded by the coding sequence GTGCCAAAGCCTGAACTCGGAACAAAACGCGTCTGTCCTGAAACAGGACGCAAATTCTACGACCTCAACCGCGATCCGATTGTCTCTCCCTATACGGGTCAGAGCTACCCCCTGACATTCTTTGAAGGCGGGGAACCGGAGCCAGAAGCCGAGAAGCCGAAGGAAGAAGAGGCCGTCGAGACCACCGAGACAGAGGCTGAAGGCGCAGAGGTTGAAATCGTCTCGCTTGAAGAAGCTGATGACGAAGCATCCGATACCGGTGAGACCATTCCCGATATCGATGGCGACGACGACGATGATGACGTCGATATCGGCGACGACAATGACGATACGTTCCTGGAAACGGACGACGATGAGGATGATGACGTCACCGGCATCATCAATGTCGCCGATGACGACGAAGAGACCTGA
- a CDS encoding glycosyltransferase family 25 protein: protein MKCYVINLEGSSDRLRWFTEQEPLSGIEILRVPAINGSHLEQEERMTLMERRRSDYPVPAGVLGCFLSHRRAWEWVSDNEDQWAFVTEDDAHIFKDAKMFFESTDWIPDDADIVKAETSQEVTELSARSMPAKGTFRLRKLKAAHRNTAGYFIGRDTARRLLHLTASYCDPIDEVLFNPDLGISSNLMIYQLDPAICIQDNDAPGRIGFEQTIIRKQEPEPRTPMPFGIKKVVREIRRIYRRKIRPRFLQRLQISLFKKVPFAGDP from the coding sequence ATGAAATGTTACGTCATAAACTTGGAGGGATCGTCCGACAGGCTTCGTTGGTTTACTGAACAGGAGCCTCTAAGTGGCATAGAAATCCTTCGCGTACCGGCAATCAACGGGTCTCATTTAGAACAAGAAGAACGCATGACGCTGATGGAGCGGCGCAGAAGTGACTATCCCGTGCCGGCGGGTGTGCTTGGTTGTTTCCTCAGTCATCGGCGAGCATGGGAGTGGGTTTCCGACAACGAGGATCAATGGGCTTTTGTTACCGAAGATGACGCCCATATCTTCAAAGACGCAAAGATGTTCTTTGAAAGTACGGACTGGATTCCGGACGACGCAGATATCGTGAAGGCCGAAACGTCGCAAGAAGTGACGGAGTTGTCAGCCAGGTCAATGCCGGCGAAAGGCACATTCAGGCTTCGTAAACTCAAGGCAGCTCATCGCAATACCGCCGGCTATTTCATCGGCAGGGACACCGCCAGGCGGCTTCTGCATCTGACTGCTTCATATTGTGATCCGATTGATGAGGTGCTCTTCAATCCGGATCTGGGAATTTCGTCAAATCTGATGATCTATCAACTTGATCCGGCCATTTGCATTCAGGACAATGACGCACCGGGTAGAATTGGTTTCGAGCAGACTATCATTCGCAAGCAGGAACCGGAGCCGCGCACGCCAATGCCATTCGGGATTAAAAAGGTTGTGCGTGAGATCCGGCGTATTTACCGCAGGAAAATAAGACCGCGATTTCTGCAACGGCTGCAAATCTCTTTGTTCAAAAAAGTCCCCTTTGCCGGCGATCCTTAA
- a CDS encoding DedA family protein: protein MPVWLTQLEPLVHEYGLPGLFVDVLLEALGMPLPGETLIIVAAGLAALGQLSITGVALTAFFAAVVGDNIGYLIGRKLGRPLIVRHGSRWGITHERLAAAEDIIQKRGPIIVAFARFFVLLRQLNGIAAGTAGMHWLRFLIANMIGAALWVGLWTTIAYHFGKDVTFLPLIWHHLALVAMVVVPFLLAGSVASALFVWMKAR from the coding sequence GTGCCCGTCTGGCTGACGCAGCTTGAACCGCTTGTCCATGAATATGGATTGCCTGGCCTGTTTGTTGACGTCCTTTTAGAGGCGCTGGGCATGCCGCTGCCCGGTGAAACGCTGATCATTGTCGCCGCCGGTCTTGCGGCACTTGGTCAGTTGAGCATTACCGGGGTGGCCTTGACCGCCTTCTTTGCGGCCGTTGTCGGTGACAATATCGGTTACCTGATCGGCCGCAAATTAGGCCGCCCTTTGATCGTCCGTCACGGCAGCCGATGGGGCATAACCCATGAAAGGCTGGCTGCGGCCGAGGATATCATCCAGAAACGCGGCCCTATCATCGTTGCTTTTGCGCGGTTCTTTGTTCTCTTGCGGCAGTTAAACGGCATTGCAGCCGGCACAGCCGGAATGCACTGGCTGCGTTTTTTGATCGCCAACATGATCGGCGCCGCGCTCTGGGTCGGCCTTTGGACGACCATAGCCTATCACTTCGGCAAGGACGTCACCTTCCTGCCGTTGATCTGGCATCACCTCGCCCTGGTCGCCATGGTGGTTGTGCCTTTTCTGTTGGCGGGCTCGGTCGCCAGCGCGCTATTCGTGTGGATGAAGGCGCGCTAG